In the Candidatus Peregrinibacteria bacterium genome, TGGGCAATTTTGTGTGAAGTAACGAAAAAACCTTTTAAAATTATCAAACAAGAACTCGAGTTTTACAGAAAATTCGGAATTCCAATTCCACGAAAACATCCCGATGAGAGGTATACGGATCGAGTAAATTCCCGAAAACCAAGAAAACTTGTTCAAAGAGAATGTACGAAGTGCCGAAAAGAAGTGGAGTCGAGCATTCCTCCAGAATCAGATGTGAAAAATGTGTATTGTGAGTCTTGCTATTTAAAAGAAGTGTATTGAAAAAATTCTTCTTTGGTATTTGTCATCCCGGGCTTGACCCGAGATCTCAATTACCATAAAGAAAAACCTCAAAAAGTCATTGATGCCATTTACTTTTCCTTTTCTCATTGATTTCAATTGAGATTCCCGCTTTCGCGGGAATGACAAAGGAATATTGGGATGACAGAAGAGCCTAAATCTGGCAATATTTCCGTGGATGTTATTCAAAAAATATGCACTCTGCTTACGAATCCGTTATGGGACTCGAAATTCACGCCCGCATTAAAACGAAAACGAAAATGTTTTGTGGATGTTCCAATGACACGTGGAAAGCAGAACCAAATGAACATATTTGTGATGTTTGTGCCGGATTTCCGGGATCACTTCCAGTGCTCAATAAAGAAGCCCTCCACAAAGGAGTTCTTACGGCGCTCGCGATGGGATGCACTATTCCCAAATCTTCCAAATTTGATCGCAAAAGTTATTTCTATCCCGATCTCCCGAGCGGATACCAAATTTCTCAGTATGATGAGCCGATTGCGGTAAATGGAACTGTAACAATTTTTGTGGAAGGAGAAAAAAAGAAATTCCGATTCCATCGCATTCATCTCGAAAATGATGCGGGGAAATTGACGCATGAAAATGGAATGACATTGGTCGATTTGAATCGTGCCGGATCACCGCTCATGGAAATGGTGACAGAACCGGATTTTCGCACTCCAAAAGAAGTTTCTTCATTTCTCAAAGAAGTACAGCGAATTCTGCGAACACTCGGAACTTCCGATGCCGATATGGAAAAAGGAATGATGCGCTGTGATGTAAATGTTTCCGTGAGAAAAAAAGGCGCCGAAAAATTGGGAACAAAAGTCGAAGTGAAAAATATGAATTCATTTCGAAATATTGAAAAAGCTCTGGAATATGAAATAGATCGGCAAATTGAACTTGTAGAAAAAGGAGAAAAAATCGTTCAGGAAACACGAGGATGGGATGATGCGAAAGAAATTACGCTGTCGCAGAGAAATAAAGAAGAAGCCATGGACTATCGATATTTTCCAGAACCAGATATTCCACCACTGACATTTGAGGAAAAATATATTTCGAAACTGAAGAAAGAAGTTCCAGAACTTCCGTCTCAAAAAATGGAACGATATCTTTCGGAATACGAAATTTCTCTAAATGATGGAGAAACTTTGGTGAACGATCTCGAGGTAAGCAATTTCTTTGAAACAGTTGCAAAAATTTCTGGGAATCCGAAAAAAACGGCGAATTGGATGATTTCTGAAGTGCTCGCAGTGCTCAATGAGAGCGGAAAATCACTTGCTGAACTCCCCTTCTCCGCTGAGGATCTTGGAAAACTGATTGGAATGATCGAGAGCGGAAAAATTTCAGGAAAAATCGCAAAAGAAATTTTTGTGGAGATGAAAGAAAAAGGTGGAGATCCAGAAAAAATTGTCACATCAAAGGGAATGAGCCAAATTTCCGACGAGAAAAAACTGGAGAAAATTTGCCAAGAAGTTCTTGCCGAAAATCCAAAACTCGTCGAAGAATACGAAGGTGGAAAAGATAAACTCTTTGGTTCATTTATTGGTCAAGTGATGAAGAGAACTGGAGGAAAGGCGAATCCGGAAATGGTGAATGCGGTGATGAAGAAGTTATTGCAAAAATAAGAAAATAGGAATATACTATTTACCGAAATACTTATTTTCTTATTTATGACCAAAATTGTATACGCTACCTCACGCGGACAAGTCACGATTCCCAAGAAAATCAGGGACAAGGTCGGCACTGAGTGTTTTCAAGTATTTTTTGATGACAAAAATATTATTCTGAAGCCTCTTCAGTACAAGAAAACATTAGAAGAAGAGGTGGAAGAATCTTGGCAGGAATATTTAAATGGTGACTCAATTAGTCAAGAAGAACTTATGAAAAAATACGGATTATGATTCATGTTCAATATTCAGGAAAGGCTCAAAAAGCGCTTCAAAAACTAGATACAGAAACTGCAGAAAGGATACTTCTCAAAGTAAAATATTTCTCCTCTTCAAGAGAAAATATTTTTCGGTACGGGAAAAAATTAAAAATTTTTAAAGAAGCAACTCATCGATTTCGAGTTGGAGACTATAGAGTTCTTTTTCGTATTGACCAGAAAACGAAACAAGTCGTTATTCTCGTCATTGTGAATGTGGTGCACAGGAAGGAGGCGTATTTGTAGGGATGGGGAATGACGTGATGAGGAAGTTGCTTTCATAGACCATGAAAGACTACGGAGACATTGCAGTTGTCAGTATTTTATGCTTAAAATACACACAATCTCTGCAATCTCTGCTTGGAAACAACTCCGACATTACATCGTCTGTTTACACCAAATACCGGAAATCCTGATACGCGATATGTCTTTGATAGAGGAGCGGGATTATATTTACGACCGCAATATACATTCCAGACTAATCTTGAGTTTTGTGATGGAATTCATCCATTTATTCAAGGGATTTACGATGGAAAGACAGGACTCGCTCCGAGTCGTTTTCCTGCTTCAGCGCCACGAGACATAGTTGATCCTGAAATTAGCGATATTTTTGAGAAAATTCGAGCGATCCCAGATGATGTCCTTTTGAGGAGAATGATTGATGTTCGAATCGAGATGGGAACCTATGGATTCTTTCCTGAGAAGGCGAGATTAAGCGAACAACAAATGGCAAAAACATACAGAGGAGTAGCTGAAGACGCCTGCGTTGAAAATACATTTCATGCATTGTATTGGCAAAATGTACAAATGCTCAGAAGACAAAGGAGAGAAAGTATTTTGGAAGAAAAACCAAAAGTAGTAACTGCTGGAAAAATATCAACTGCGCATGAAATGGTGTGGTCGAGTTGGAAATTCCTTGAAATATCAAGGAAGCAACGAATCTTCAACGCCCCTGAAGAATATCTGGGGTACGTTGTAATACATAATTCTGAGAATGGCGCAATTCTCTGCAAACCATATCTTTCACATTTGGTAGGAGCACTCATCGACCTTATAAGAGGTCGATTCTTACAAAGAAGCACTCAATTAGGCGTATTTCTTCATGACGATATAGAAGACCTGATTGCAAGACTGATCCTTCTTCTCAGAACAAAAAATTATCGTGACATCATGATCAGAATTCTGACGAGCCTTCCACTGTATAGAGAAAAGATCGAGCAGTTAGGTGAAGTGGAAAGAATTCGTAAAGACCTTGAAACAGCACTTTCGAATGCATATGCCGTCACAAAAGAAGAAGGTAAAACCTCTGAAGAAACAAATGCAAAAAATCTGAAAAAATTACTTATTGCTATGCTAAAAGACCCAAATGCTTGCAGAATAAAATTACGTGACAGAAGAAACAATTCTGCTACATTTCCAGAGTTGAGACCGTCAACAAGAACTAAAAAAATAAAGGAGACTCGGCAGGTACATTCGCGCCTTGCGCGACTTCAGGGAGATTTGAGATTGGAAGAAGATTTAAATCGTTTTAGTTTTGCGGCAGGGAAAAATTCTGCGCTTCTGACAGCCTTTGATGAAGAGATGGCGAAAGGGAAAACAAAGTTTCTCGGGAAAAACAATGAAAAAATAAATCTTGTATACGAAGGCTTTGCTTCAGACCCAAGTATATCTCGAA is a window encoding:
- a CDS encoding AbrB/MazE/SpoVT family DNA-binding domain-containing protein, coding for MTKIVYATSRGQVTIPKKIRDKVGTECFQVFFDDKNIILKPLQYKKTLEEEVEESWQEYLNGDSISQEELMKKYGL
- a CDS encoding type II toxin-antitoxin system RelE/ParE family toxin, coding for MIHVQYSGKAQKALQKLDTETAERILLKVKYFSSSRENIFRYGKKLKIFKEATHRFRVGDYRVLFRIDQKTKQVVILVIVNVVHRKEAYL
- the gatB gene encoding Asp-tRNA(Asn)/Glu-tRNA(Gln) amidotransferase subunit GatB: MHSAYESVMGLEIHARIKTKTKMFCGCSNDTWKAEPNEHICDVCAGFPGSLPVLNKEALHKGVLTALAMGCTIPKSSKFDRKSYFYPDLPSGYQISQYDEPIAVNGTVTIFVEGEKKKFRFHRIHLENDAGKLTHENGMTLVDLNRAGSPLMEMVTEPDFRTPKEVSSFLKEVQRILRTLGTSDADMEKGMMRCDVNVSVRKKGAEKLGTKVEVKNMNSFRNIEKALEYEIDRQIELVEKGEKIVQETRGWDDAKEITLSQRNKEEAMDYRYFPEPDIPPLTFEEKYISKLKKEVPELPSQKMERYLSEYEISLNDGETLVNDLEVSNFFETVAKISGNPKKTANWMISEVLAVLNESGKSLAELPFSAEDLGKLIGMIESGKISGKIAKEIFVEMKEKGGDPEKIVTSKGMSQISDEKKLEKICQEVLAENPKLVEEYEGGKDKLFGSFIGQVMKRTGGKANPEMVNAVMKKLLQK